The DNA segment GCCCGGAGTCGCTGCGCGAGACCAGATCTGCCAGATCTCCGCCGGCGCCGGGCAGCGACAGGGACAGGTTGTCGATGCCGGGATTGACCGGCAGGTCGCACTCGCGTGCGGTGAACCGTGAGGTCAGCAGGCCACGCAGCCGGCCCGCGTGCAGCCATTCGGTCCGCCGCAGCGGCAACCCGTTGTCGAAGACCGAGGCCGACTCCGACGACGAGGTGACCAGCTCGAACGGCGAGCACTGAAGGCCCGGCATCGCCGGGTCGCTGACCAGGTCGAACGGTTGCGGCGAGAGCGCCTCGCCGATCCGGGTGCCGCCTCCCGGTCGGCTGAACACGCTGCGGCCCTGTGCGGCGTCGCGGCCGCCGGCGGACCAGTAGAGGTCGATCATCAGGTCGGCCACTGCGCTCGGCGACAGCAACGCCGCGTGCCGGCCAGGGGCGATGTCGACCGTGCGGGCCTGCCATTGCAGGGCCCGGCGCAGGCCGGCGTCGGTGGCGGGCAGGTCGATACCGGCGAAGTCCCGGGTCGGGATGCCGGCCCACGTGGAGCGGCTGCGCTGGTGCGATTTCGCGGTGAGCTCGAGCCGGCCTTCCGGCTGGACGTGCCGCAGCAGCAGCCCGGTCGACGAGCCGACGTACGTCGTGGCCACGCTGTGTTCGGCGTACCCGAAGTGTTCGATGCCGTCGGCGCGACCGGCCGCCAGCACGTCGCCGAGCACCGGCGCGATCGTGCCGAACACCCCGCCGCTGGTCGTCCCCGGCGGTTCGGTCCAGTCCACGGCGGCGGCCGTACCCGTCGAGCGGTCCAGCAGTGGGGAGGCGTCCTCGGCCGGATCCGCTGCAGCCGCGGCCGCTTGCGACCGTTCGACGAGATCGGCCAGCTCCGCGACGGTGACCCCGCTGCGATTGACAGCGCCGACCGCCGTACCGGTCCGACCGCCACCGGAGCTGCCGACGAACGACAACACCGTCACACTCCTCGATGCCCCCTCACCGTTGGTGGTCAGGGTGTTTCGAGCCCACCGCAGGTTCGCCTGCCACGATTCGCGCACCACGACCACACAACCGTCCGCGGTGGACAGGGCGAGGCATCGCGCGACGATCTCCTGCGCCGACAGCGGGCCGCTCACCGGCCGGCCTCGGCGGCGCCGTTGAGCACGTTCACGTTCTCGAATACTGCGGCCGGGCAGCCGTGCGACACCGGGGCCACCTGCCCGGGCTGCCCCTTACCGCAGTTGAAGGCGCCGCCGAGCAGGTACGTCGACGGGCCTCCCAGCGCGATCAGCGAGCCCCAGAAGTCCGTCGTCGTCGCCTGGTAGGCCACGTCTTTCACCTGTTCGGCGATCCGGCCGGACCGGATGCGATAGAAGCGCTGACCGGTGAACTGGAAGTTGTAGCGCTGCATGTCGATGGACCAGCTGCGGTCGCCGACGACGTAGATGCCGTCCTCGATCCCGGCGGCCAGGGCAGCCACGTCACCACCATCGGGGTCCGGCTGCAGCGACACGTTCGGCATCCGCTGGATCGCGGTGTGCCCGGCGGAGTCGGCGTACGCACACCCGTTGCTGCGCGGCAGCCCGAACTCGGCGGCCATGGCCCGGTCCAGTTGATAGCCGACCAGCGTGCCGTCCCGGACGAGATCGAATGACTGCGCTGCAACGCCTTCGTCGTCCCAGCCCACGGTGGACAGGCCGTGCTCGACGGTACGGTCTCCGGTGACGGTCATCAGCGGCGAGCCGTATCGCAGTTGCCCGAGCAGGTCCGGGGTCGCGAACGAGGTGCCGGCGTAGTTGGCCTCGTACCCCAGCGCCCGGTCCAGTTCGGTGGCGTGTCCCACCGATTCATGGATGGTCAGCCAGAGATTGCTGGGATCGATCAGCAGCGTGTAGCGGCCGGGCGTCACCGACGGGGCGCGGACCTTGGCGGCCAACAACTCCGGCAATCGTGCGAGCTCGGCGTCGAAGTCCCAGCAGCCGGGGCCGCCGGTGAGGTGTTCGAAGCCCCGGCCTACCGGCGGCGCGCAGGTCCGCATCGACTCGAAGGCGCCGGTCACCGGGTCGACGGCGACGGCCGTCCAGTCGACGTCGAGACGGACCCGTTGCTGCAGCGTCTGCGTCCCGGCAAGGTCGGCGTACAGCACACGCTCCTTGACCGCCATGAACTGTGCGTCGACGTGGTCGACACCGGCGGCGGCCAGCAACCCGGCGCTGCGGTCGACCAGCAGCGCGATCCGCTCGGCCTCCGGAACGGCGAACGGGTCGACGTCGTACGCCGAGACCCAGGTGCCGGTGTGCACCGGCTCTGCCGCCAGTTCCACCCGGGCGGTGGTCAGCGGCCGGCTGACCCGGGCCAGCGCCACCGCCCGCTCGGCGAGTGCGACGGCCGCCTCGACCGAGATCAGGTCGGCCGAGGCGAAGCCCCAGCAGCCGTCGTGGATCACGCGCACGGCCAGACCGAG comes from the Actinomycetota bacterium genome and includes:
- a CDS encoding TldD/PmbA family protein; amino-acid sequence: MSGPLSAQEIVARCLALSTADGCVVVVRESWQANLRWARNTLTTNGEGASRSVTVLSFVGSSGGGRTGTAVGAVNRSGVTVAELADLVERSQAAAAAADPAEDASPLLDRSTGTAAAVDWTEPPGTTSGGVFGTIAPVLGDVLAAGRADGIEHFGYAEHSVATTYVGSSTGLLLRHVQPEGRLELTAKSHQRSRSTWAGIPTRDFAGIDLPATDAGLRRALQWQARTVDIAPGRHAALLSPSAVADLMIDLYWSAGGRDAAQGRSVFSRPGGGTRIGEALSPQPFDLVSDPAMPGLQCSPFELVTSSSESASVFDNGLPLRRTEWLHAGRLRGLLTSRFTARECDLPVNPGIDNLSLSLPGAGGDLADLVSRSDSGLLVTCLWYNRVVDPQTLLLTGLTRDGVYLVSDGEVVGSVGNFRFNDSPVDMLRRTTDAGATTPTLAREMGDYFNRAAMPPLRVADVNFSTRSDAV
- a CDS encoding TldD/PmbA family protein produces the protein MTRPVDSAHPIDRAHPIDPEFAALPLTACADAALARAAELGASHADVRIVSTRTATATVRDARPESSVDDVDLGLAVRVIHDGCWGFASADLISVEAAVALAERAVALARVSRPLTTARVELAAEPVHTGTWVSAYDVDPFAVPEAERIALLVDRSAGLLAAAGVDHVDAQFMAVKERVLYADLAGTQTLQQRVRLDVDWTAVAVDPVTGAFESMRTCAPPVGRGFEHLTGGPGCWDFDAELARLPELLAAKVRAPSVTPGRYTLLIDPSNLWLTIHESVGHATELDRALGYEANYAGTSFATPDLLGQLRYGSPLMTVTGDRTVEHGLSTVGWDDEGVAAQSFDLVRDGTLVGYQLDRAMAAEFGLPRSNGCAYADSAGHTAIQRMPNVSLQPDPDGGDVAALAAGIEDGIYVVGDRSWSIDMQRYNFQFTGQRFYRIRSGRIAEQVKDVAYQATTTDFWGSLIALGGPSTYLLGGAFNCGKGQPGQVAPVSHGCPAAVFENVNVLNGAAEAGR